A single window of Rhizobium indicum DNA harbors:
- a CDS encoding helix-turn-helix domain-containing protein, protein MMAIHSPLRSYQAMLFIPLPFVVALLLLILFVTVLRRDEEAQPNLPFLALILLALLQSVLSGLRWGYGVQAVGVIAPVTAAMVPPLAYAGVSRLVRTSRRPLAARIALHAVPAAVILTLMVVRRDVIDIALVLVFVGYALAILLLMRLGADALRLAPFEGAVPAYRAIIFAAVALCLSASVDIFVFFDFTWAHGEHALTLISVSNLAVLVILGIAAAAASRSRAPAEMVEAVPKSETTEDKETIATVDALMEAKKLYRDANLNLDRLARKAGIPARQISAAINRAMDKNVSQYVNDYRIGEACRLLAATQKSVTEVMFEVGFQTKSNFNREFRRVTDMTPIGWRERKGESGVSSASS, encoded by the coding sequence ATGATGGCCATCCATTCGCCACTCCGATCCTATCAGGCCATGCTGTTCATTCCGCTTCCCTTCGTCGTTGCCCTTCTGCTGCTCATCCTCTTCGTCACCGTCCTCAGGCGGGACGAGGAGGCGCAGCCCAACCTGCCGTTTCTGGCACTGATCCTGCTCGCCCTGCTGCAATCCGTCCTCTCCGGCCTGCGCTGGGGGTATGGAGTGCAGGCGGTGGGTGTGATTGCGCCTGTCACCGCGGCGATGGTGCCGCCGCTTGCCTATGCTGGGGTTTCCAGGCTGGTGAGGACGAGCCGGCGGCCGCTGGCGGCGCGGATTGCGCTGCATGCCGTGCCCGCTGCCGTCATCCTCACGTTGATGGTGGTCCGGCGGGATGTGATCGATATTGCGCTGGTGCTTGTTTTCGTCGGTTATGCCCTGGCGATCCTGCTTCTGATGCGGTTGGGCGCCGATGCGCTTCGGCTTGCGCCCTTCGAGGGAGCGGTGCCGGCCTATCGGGCCATCATCTTCGCGGCGGTGGCGCTGTGCCTGTCGGCCTCGGTCGATATCTTCGTCTTTTTCGATTTCACATGGGCGCATGGCGAGCATGCGCTGACGCTGATCAGCGTCAGCAATCTCGCGGTTCTCGTCATCCTCGGCATTGCGGCAGCCGCCGCCAGCCGAAGCCGGGCGCCGGCCGAGATGGTGGAGGCGGTGCCGAAGTCCGAAACGACCGAAGACAAGGAGACGATCGCCACCGTCGATGCGCTGATGGAGGCAAAAAAACTCTATCGCGACGCCAATCTCAATCTCGACCGGCTGGCCCGCAAGGCCGGCATTCCCGCCCGCCAGATCTCGGCGGCGATCAACCGGGCGATGGACAAGAACGTCTCGCAATATGTCAATGACTACAGGATCGGCGAGGCCTGCCGGCTGCTTGCCGCGACCCAGAAATCGGTGACCGAGGTGATGTTCGAGGTCGGCTTCCAGACCAAGTCCAACTTCAACCGCGAATTCCGCCGGGTCACGGATATGACGCCGATTGGCTGGCGGGAGAGGAAGGGTGAATCCGGCGTCTCTTCGGCTTCGTCGTGA
- a CDS encoding FAD-dependent monooxygenase, which yields MPDFLMIHDVVISGAGPVGLFLACELRLAGLSVLVLEQAEDPHSPLKRLPFGMRGLSAPTIEAFYRRGLLDDIMAPQREKDQSTSAHWMQQPRRPGGHFAGIQFFHDTIDTSTWPYRLPGPAGTSMAVEMEHFESALAAHASAMGVEIRRGLGVDGFDQSGEGVTVRAGGQIFRGRWLIGCDGGRSTVRRAGGFEFVGTDPEFTGYSVQVEMADPEKLVAGRHYTPTGMYTYQKPGTIAMVDFDGGAFHRTQPITPEHVQSVLRHISGADVTVTGLELATTWTDRAYQATAYRKGRVLLAGDAAHIHSPLGGQGLNLGLGDAMNLGWKLAATIRGDAPEGLLDSYFCERHPVGAQILDWSRAQVALMRPSRSSRALEAIIRDLIDTRDGATYFAERVWGVSLRYDLGGSHPLVGRSAPDFELADGTKLGDHLREGKGLLLDFDAGAPLQALASRWNGITYVASDARARLGLSALLVRPDGFVAWAGEAAPDNEEAAQAASRWFGKA from the coding sequence ATGCCCGATTTTCTCATGATTCATGACGTTGTGATTTCCGGTGCAGGTCCGGTCGGCCTGTTTCTGGCCTGCGAGCTGCGGCTGGCCGGCCTCTCGGTGTTGGTGCTGGAGCAGGCCGAAGACCCGCATTCGCCGTTGAAGCGGCTGCCGTTCGGCATGCGCGGCCTTTCCGCACCGACCATCGAAGCCTTCTACCGTCGCGGGCTGCTGGATGACATCATGGCGCCGCAGCGCGAAAAAGATCAATCGACTTCAGCGCATTGGATGCAGCAGCCGCGTCGCCCGGGCGGGCATTTCGCCGGCATTCAGTTCTTTCACGACACCATCGACACCTCGACGTGGCCCTATCGCCTGCCAGGTCCGGCCGGTACCAGCATGGCGGTCGAGATGGAGCACTTCGAATCCGCGCTGGCCGCCCACGCAAGCGCGATGGGTGTCGAGATCAGGCGCGGGCTCGGTGTCGATGGCTTCGATCAGTCGGGCGAAGGCGTGACCGTTCGCGCGGGTGGCCAGATCTTTCGCGGACGATGGCTCATCGGTTGTGACGGCGGGCGCAGCACCGTGCGCAGGGCAGGCGGTTTTGAATTCGTTGGCACCGATCCGGAGTTCACCGGCTATTCCGTTCAGGTCGAGATGGCCGATCCGGAGAAGCTCGTCGCGGGCCGCCATTACACGCCAACAGGCATGTATACCTACCAAAAGCCCGGCACGATCGCGATGGTCGATTTCGACGGGGGCGCATTTCACCGAACGCAGCCAATCACGCCGGAGCATGTGCAATCGGTGTTGCGGCATATTTCCGGCGCCGATGTCACGGTGACGGGCCTTGAGCTTGCCACCACCTGGACGGATCGCGCCTATCAGGCGACGGCTTACCGCAAGGGGAGGGTGCTGCTTGCGGGTGACGCTGCGCACATCCATTCCCCCTTGGGCGGCCAGGGCCTGAACCTCGGGCTCGGCGACGCGATGAATCTTGGATGGAAGCTTGCAGCGACGATCCGTGGCGATGCGCCGGAGGGCCTGCTCGACAGCTATTTCTGCGAACGGCATCCAGTTGGAGCGCAGATTCTCGACTGGTCGCGCGCCCAGGTCGCACTGATGCGGCCGAGCCGGAGTTCGCGCGCGCTCGAAGCCATCATCCGCGATCTGATCGACACGCGTGACGGCGCGACATACTTTGCCGAGCGCGTCTGGGGTGTGTCTCTCCGCTACGATCTTGGCGGCAGTCACCCGCTGGTCGGCCGCAGCGCTCCCGATTTCGAGCTGGCCGACGGCACGAAGCTCGGCGATCATCTCAGGGAGGGCAAAGGCCTGCTTTTGGACTTTGACGCCGGTGCACCGCTGCAAGCGCTCGCAAGCCGCTGGAATGGGATCACCTATGTCGCCAGTGACGCCAGGGCTCGGCTGGGGCTGAGCGCGCTGCTCGTGCGCCCCGACGGCTTCGTGGCGTGGGCTGGTGAGGCTGCGCCTGACAATGAGGAAGCCGCGCAGGCCGCATCGCGGTGGTTCGGCAAAGCCTGA
- a CDS encoding VOC family protein yields MARLKEIVIDCDIPSRVARFWAEALDGYDVMPYDDDELARLAALGLTPETDPTVMVEGPGTRLCFHLRPGERPARNRLHLDIATPDRAREVERLLSLGASFVREADGYTVLNDPEGNNFCVVSE; encoded by the coding sequence ATGGCAAGGCTGAAAGAAATCGTCATTGATTGCGACATTCCCTCGCGTGTCGCCCGCTTCTGGGCGGAGGCGCTCGATGGCTACGACGTGATGCCATATGACGACGACGAACTGGCCCGCCTGGCCGCTCTCGGATTGACACCCGAGACTGACCCGACCGTGATGGTCGAAGGTCCCGGAACCCGCCTTTGCTTCCACCTTCGCCCAGGGGAACGTCCCGCCCGCAACCGACTTCATCTCGATATTGCCACCCCCGATCGGGCCAGGGAGGTAGAGCGGCTTCTATCGCTCGGTGCGAGCTTCGTCCGGGAAGCGGATGGATACACGGTCTTGAATGATCCCGAAGGCAACAATTTCTGCGTGGTGTCGGAATAG
- a CDS encoding SDR family oxidoreductase: protein MALKILFVGGTGQISYPCVERAVAQGHHVSVYNRSLRGNPLPAGVTAIVGDLAAPAYADLAKANYDVVCQFIAFTPDQVARDIDVFAGHCGQYIFISSASVYEKPPRHYVITEQTPAINPYWRYSQDKIACETLLRNSENLAWTIVRPSHTVRTGLPIMMGDSDVMARRMLDGEPTIVAGDGHTPWTLTRSVDFAVPFVGLFGKPAALNEIFHITSDRAHIWDDIQKTIARLLDVEAKIVHVPTDILVRYNPEWLGPLRGDKAWSAIFDNSKVKSVAGDFTCAESLDEILAEPIMHLKQRLAKNRPPRGDLDALVDRICAAQSALG, encoded by the coding sequence ATGGCTTTGAAAATCCTTTTTGTTGGCGGTACCGGCCAGATTTCATATCCATGCGTCGAGCGCGCCGTGGCTCAGGGCCACCATGTCAGCGTCTATAACCGCAGTTTGAGAGGCAACCCATTGCCTGCAGGGGTTACCGCGATCGTCGGCGATCTCGCGGCGCCCGCCTATGCGGACTTGGCCAAGGCCAATTATGACGTCGTGTGCCAGTTCATTGCCTTTACACCCGATCAAGTCGCGCGTGACATCGATGTGTTTGCCGGGCACTGCGGCCAGTACATCTTCATCTCTTCGGCTTCGGTCTATGAAAAGCCGCCGCGCCATTATGTGATTACCGAGCAGACACCGGCGATCAACCCCTACTGGCGCTATAGCCAGGACAAGATTGCCTGCGAGACGCTGCTCAGGAATTCCGAGAATCTCGCCTGGACCATCGTCCGTCCCAGTCACACCGTTCGCACCGGCCTGCCGATCATGATGGGCGATAGCGACGTCATGGCGAGACGCATGCTGGACGGCGAGCCCACCATCGTGGCGGGCGATGGCCACACGCCCTGGACACTAACCCGCTCGGTTGATTTCGCGGTGCCCTTTGTCGGGCTTTTCGGCAAGCCGGCGGCGTTGAACGAGATCTTCCACATCACCTCCGATCGCGCTCATATCTGGGATGATATTCAAAAGACGATCGCCAGATTGCTTGATGTCGAGGCCAAGATCGTACACGTGCCGACGGACATCCTGGTCCGGTACAATCCGGAGTGGCTTGGCCCGCTGCGAGGCGACAAGGCATGGTCGGCGATCTTTGACAATTCAAAGGTCAAAAGCGTGGCGGGCGACTTCACCTGCGCCGAGAGCCTTGATGAAATTCTGGCGGAGCCGATCATGCATCTCAAGCAGCGCCTGGCCAAGAACCGTCCGCCAAGGGGCGATCTCGATGCTTTGGTCGATCGGATTTGCGCAGCACAAAGCGCTCTCGGCTAG
- a CDS encoding primary-amine oxidase has product MDAVVAVSHPLDPLSLDEIASAVAILKDTQTLAATFRFPITRLEEPTKADLAAYRLGDRLPRLAFILAIDISNGETFEGIVDLTVCTVSSYIRLPLDELPYGQPPIMLCEFETVEGTVKSDPRWIAAVKKRGITDEDIPLIQIDPFSSGYFGREFEKGKRIVRAVSYWREDVRDNGYAHPIEGVVAVVDLITNRVVDLVDDEKIIPVPRKKRNYGRETFPEPRPDLTPLHIVQPQGPSFTVDGWKVEWQNWSFRVGFTPREGLVLHELGIKDQGRLRPVVFRASVTEMVVPYADPTANHYWKSAFDAGEYGLGRLANCLELGCDCLGHIHYFDVPAADDLGQPFTMKNAICMHEEDYGILWKHYEFRNGIFEVRRSRRLVISFFATVGNYDYGFYWYLYQDGTIQLEAKLTGIIQTAAVATGETYPWGGMVDDNLGGPTHQHFFNARLHMDVDGGDNTVTEHEFVPRPWGEDNPYGNVFDTRSRVLKRELDSPALANGETGRYWKVSNPNIKNSVGKAPGYKIVVMPSPVMLAQPDSTVAQRGGFAKKHIWVTAFDAREKYASGDYPNVHAGGDGLPGYVKQNREIENADVVLWHSFGHTHVCKPEDFPIMPVEYAGFTLKPNGFFASNIAMDLPPEGNSQSVDNRLQHSPDDTGNGSCCHT; this is encoded by the coding sequence ATGGACGCCGTTGTCGCAGTTAGCCATCCGCTCGATCCTCTGAGCCTCGACGAGATCGCTTCTGCCGTTGCCATACTCAAGGATACGCAGACACTCGCAGCCACCTTCCGCTTTCCGATCACCCGGCTGGAGGAGCCGACCAAGGCAGATCTTGCCGCCTATCGCCTGGGCGACAGGCTGCCGCGGCTTGCCTTCATCCTGGCAATCGACATCAGCAATGGCGAAACCTTCGAGGGCATCGTAGACCTGACTGTCTGCACGGTATCCTCCTATATCCGGCTGCCTCTTGATGAATTGCCCTATGGTCAGCCGCCGATCATGCTGTGCGAATTCGAAACCGTTGAAGGCACCGTCAAATCCGATCCGCGCTGGATCGCTGCCGTCAAGAAGCGCGGCATTACCGATGAGGATATTCCGCTCATCCAGATCGATCCTTTTTCCTCGGGCTATTTTGGCCGCGAATTCGAGAAGGGAAAGCGCATCGTCCGCGCCGTGTCCTATTGGCGCGAGGATGTCCGTGACAACGGCTACGCGCATCCGATCGAGGGCGTGGTGGCGGTGGTCGATCTGATCACCAACCGGGTGGTCGATCTCGTCGACGATGAGAAGATCATTCCGGTCCCGAGGAAGAAGCGCAATTATGGCCGCGAAACCTTTCCGGAACCGCGGCCCGATCTCACGCCGCTGCATATCGTTCAGCCGCAAGGGCCGAGCTTTACGGTCGACGGCTGGAAAGTCGAATGGCAGAACTGGAGTTTCCGTGTCGGTTTCACTCCGCGCGAGGGCCTCGTTCTGCATGAACTCGGCATCAAGGATCAGGGCAGGCTCAGGCCCGTCGTCTTTCGCGCCAGTGTCACGGAAATGGTCGTGCCCTATGCCGATCCGACCGCCAACCACTATTGGAAGAGCGCCTTCGATGCCGGCGAATATGGCCTCGGGCGCCTGGCCAATTGCCTCGAACTCGGCTGCGACTGCCTGGGCCATATTCACTATTTCGACGTGCCGGCGGCGGACGATCTCGGCCAGCCTTTCACCATGAAGAACGCCATCTGCATGCATGAGGAGGATTACGGCATCCTCTGGAAGCACTACGAATTCCGCAACGGTATTTTCGAAGTGCGCCGTTCGCGCCGCCTCGTCATCTCCTTCTTCGCAACCGTCGGCAATTACGATTACGGCTTCTACTGGTATCTCTATCAGGACGGCACGATCCAGCTCGAAGCCAAGCTCACCGGCATCATCCAGACGGCGGCGGTCGCGACCGGCGAAACCTATCCATGGGGCGGCATGGTCGATGACAATCTCGGCGGTCCGACCCACCAGCATTTCTTCAATGCGCGCCTGCACATGGATGTCGATGGCGGCGACAATACCGTGACCGAGCATGAGTTCGTGCCGCGTCCCTGGGGTGAGGATAATCCCTATGGCAATGTCTTCGATACCAGGAGCCGTGTGCTGAAACGCGAACTTGATTCCCCGGCACTCGCCAATGGCGAGACCGGCCGTTACTGGAAAGTCTCCAACCCCAACATAAAGAACAGCGTCGGCAAGGCGCCGGGCTACAAGATTGTCGTCATGCCGTCGCCTGTTATGCTTGCCCAGCCGGATTCGACCGTTGCCCAGCGCGGCGGCTTCGCCAAGAAACACATCTGGGTCACGGCCTTCGATGCCAGGGAAAAATATGCGAGCGGCGATTATCCGAACGTGCATGCCGGCGGCGACGGCCTGCCGGGTTATGTCAAGCAGAACCGCGAAATCGAGAATGCCGATGTCGTGCTCTGGCATTCCTTCGGCCATACCCATGTCTGCAAGCCCGAGGATTTTCCGATCATGCCCGTGGAATATGCCGGCTTCACGCTGAAACCGAACGGCTTCTTCGCATCCAACATCGCCATGGACCTGCCGCCGGAAGGAAACAGCCAGAGCGTCGACAATCGCCTGCAACATTCGCCTGATGACACCGGAAATGGTTCCTGCTGCCACACATAG
- a CDS encoding dienelactone hydrolase family protein — MAEILLFHHAQGLTPGVRSFADDIRAAGHIVHTPDLFDGRTFPSIEAGIAYIGEIGFDAMRERGVRLADELPPTLIYAGFSFGVLPAQKLAQTRPGARGALLFYSCLPISGEWAFGPWPDGVAVQIHGMDNDPIFVGEGDIDAAREIVEKVEDAELFLYPGDQHYFADSSLPSYDAEATALLTLRVIEFLNRV, encoded by the coding sequence ATGGCTGAGATCCTGTTGTTCCATCATGCACAGGGGCTGACCCCAGGTGTCCGCTCGTTTGCCGACGATATCAGGGCAGCCGGTCACATCGTGCACACGCCTGATCTGTTTGACGGGCGCACATTCCCAAGCATCGAAGCGGGGATCGCCTATATCGGCGAGATCGGATTCGATGCCATGCGGGAGCGCGGCGTGCGCCTCGCCGACGAATTGCCGCCCACGCTGATCTATGCCGGGTTCTCGTTCGGGGTGCTGCCGGCGCAAAAGCTGGCGCAGACGCGGCCCGGCGCCCGCGGGGCTCTGCTCTTCTATTCCTGCCTGCCGATCAGCGGCGAGTGGGCCTTCGGACCGTGGCCGGACGGCGTCGCGGTGCAGATCCACGGCATGGACAACGACCCGATTTTCGTCGGCGAGGGCGACATCGACGCCGCCCGTGAGATCGTGGAGAAGGTCGAGGACGCGGAGCTTTTCCTGTACCCAGGCGACCAGCACTACTTCGCCGACAGCTCGCTGCCCTCCTATGACGCGGAAGCGACCGCGCTGCTCACCCTCCGCGTGATCGAGTTCCTGAATCGCGTCTGA